A section of the Sporosarcina sp. ANT_H38 genome encodes:
- a CDS encoding DUF4097 family beta strand repeat-containing protein yields the protein MQNERKRILAMLENGTITTEEALTLLETLGKTSQVEKNTEAKQVTEEGQQQYNEQKQAKADPFEKAEPIIEEKDQNQPSMDEFLEDLSKDFSNVGDRFMQFMQTAVQRVKSFDFDSPFGNAVTFNHTITKPAAGIEEVIIDIDNGKVTLHTGETEEVRADFTVKVFNSESEEKAKKDFLEKLLFVNDEGKIRISSDLKMVQVNVELFIPKKDYAKISARLLNGSFKMEDATAETVKVKTANGKIEIAGLTFEKGEFETVHGSIGLNGVTATSIEAETLNGRVYIDGAVKNVEAQSLNGHVVVTTTDPAAEKIEAKTMSGSVEIYIPAGVALSGEIASNMGKLDLKLDDVDRSIEQEQLLQRTIRFNKDIEGNTSPLHIFGEAKTGSVIVCYNAKKE from the coding sequence ATGCAAAATGAACGGAAACGGATTTTAGCAATGCTGGAAAATGGTACAATCACGACCGAGGAAGCATTGACACTTCTAGAAACATTAGGAAAAACAAGTCAAGTGGAAAAAAACACTGAAGCTAAACAGGTAACTGAAGAAGGGCAACAACAATATAATGAACAAAAACAAGCAAAAGCAGATCCATTCGAAAAGGCGGAGCCTATTATCGAAGAAAAGGATCAAAATCAACCTTCTATGGATGAATTCCTTGAAGATTTGAGTAAGGATTTTAGCAATGTAGGAGACCGGTTCATGCAATTCATGCAGACTGCTGTTCAAAGAGTGAAATCATTCGACTTTGATTCGCCTTTTGGCAACGCAGTTACGTTTAATCATACAATTACCAAACCGGCAGCTGGAATCGAAGAAGTAATCATCGATATCGACAATGGTAAAGTAACACTCCATACGGGAGAAACAGAAGAAGTACGTGCTGACTTCACAGTGAAAGTCTTTAATAGTGAGTCCGAAGAAAAAGCGAAAAAAGATTTTCTTGAAAAGTTATTGTTTGTTAATGACGAAGGGAAAATAAGAATTTCAAGCGATTTGAAAATGGTTCAAGTAAATGTTGAATTATTCATCCCGAAAAAGGACTACGCCAAAATTTCTGCACGTTTGCTGAACGGCTCGTTTAAGATGGAAGACGCAACAGCAGAAACAGTAAAAGTGAAGACTGCAAACGGGAAAATTGAAATTGCTGGATTGACGTTCGAAAAAGGTGAGTTCGAAACAGTGCATGGCTCGATTGGTCTTAATGGAGTGACTGCTACTTCGATTGAAGCAGAAACTTTGAACGGGCGCGTGTACATTGATGGGGCTGTGAAGAATGTGGAAGCACAATCGTTAAACGGACATGTCGTTGTGACGACGACAGATCCGGCAGCTGAAAAGATTGAAGCGAAAACAATGAGCGGTTCAGTTGAAATTTACATTCCAGCAGGAGTTGCTCTATCAGGTGAAATTGCATCCAATATGGGTAAATTGGACTTGAAGCTTGATGATGTTGATCGTTCTATCGAGCAAGAACAATTACTTCAACGGACCATCCGTTTTAATAAGGACATAGAAGGAAATACATCTCCGCTGCACATTTTTGGTGAAGCGAAAACGGGTTCCGTTATTGTTTGTTATAATGCGAAAAAGGAATAA